Proteins from a single region of Apium graveolens cultivar Ventura chromosome 7, ASM990537v1, whole genome shotgun sequence:
- the LOC141672165 gene encoding snakin-2-like: protein MAVLKAVIAALFVSLFVLHLAQATQMDSNSGSVTASYPKEKMDCGGACAARCILSSRPRLCKRACGTCCARCNCVPPGTSGNLEACACYANMTTHNNKRKCP from the exons ATGGCCGTACTCAAAGCTGTGATTGCTGCCCTCTTTGTCTCTTTATTTGTTCTCCATCTTGCTCAAGCAACACAAATG GATAGCAACTCCGGCTCCGTTACTGCAAGTTATCCCAAGGAGAAAATGG ATTGCGGTGGAGCTTGTGCGGCAAGGTGTATATTATCGTCTAGGCCAAGACTGTGCAAGAGGGCTTGCGGAACATGCTGCGCACGCTGCAACTGCGTCCCACCGGGCACATCCGGCAACTTGGAAGCTTGTGCTTGCTATGCCAACATGACCACTCACAATAACAAGCGCAAGTGCCCCTAA